One stretch of Mobula birostris isolate sMobBir1 chromosome 5, sMobBir1.hap1, whole genome shotgun sequence DNA includes these proteins:
- the LOC140198427 gene encoding probable G-protein coupled receptor 139, translated as MLLTFFLVLSANVVTAVILYRGKCGLSKGITRYMMAMAISDLFVLIVHVLLREIYTYYTPGSFPSLSAVCRSYVHLRLHSLDYSVWLTVSFTFDRFVSICCPKVRHRYCTERTATVVIVLLCMLSCLKYIPFHFMYEPSYTIDNVNWGCRPKSVYFTSNWWVAFTWMCSISVSLLPFAIILLLNGLTVRHIIVTSRVRRRLKGQDGKDSETESRRKSIVLLFTVCGTSVLLWATASVTNICTRVTINFQGKDLTSPSTVANEVGILLMRVGVGANTCIYAMTQSKFRQELKNGIKSLNCFSIIPMYRTWQSA; from the coding sequence atgtTGCTTACTTTCTTTCTGGTTCTTTCAGCGAACGTGGTGACGGCTGTGATACTCtaccggggaaagtgcggtctctccaaaggaATCACGCGGTACATGATGGCGATGGCGATCTCAGACCTGTTCGTGCTCATTGTTCACGTGTTACTCCGAGAAATCTACACTTACTATACACCTGGTTCTTTCCCCTCCCTCAGCGCAGTGTGCCGTTCATATGTACACTTGCGACTCCACAGCCTAGACTATTCCGTCTGGCTAACTGTGTCCTTTACCTTTGACCGTTTTGTCAGCATTTGCTGTCCAAAAGTGAGGCACAGATATTGCACGGAGAGGACGGCCACCGTGGTGATTGTGCTTTTGTGCATGCTGAGCTGCTTAAAATACATTCCCTTTCACTTCATGTACGAGCCTAGTTACACCATTGACAACGTGAACTGGGGGTGTCGGCCGAAATCCGTATACTTCACCTCCAACTGGTGGGTGGCTTTCACCTGGATGTGCAGCATATCTGTGTCGTTACTCCCCTTCGCTATCATTCTTCTCCTTAACGGACTGACGGTCAGACACATCATAGTAACCAGCAGGGTCCGACGTCGCCTAAAGGGCCAGGATGGTAAAGACAGCGAGACAGAAAGTCGGCGCAAGTCCATAGTTTTACTCTTCACAGTTTGCGGCACTTCAGTACTACTCTGGGCGACGGCATCGGTAACTAACATCTGTACTCGAGTCACAATTAACTTTCAGGGCAAGGATCTCACAAGTCCCTCTACTGTAGCCAATGAAGTGGGAATACTGCTTATGCGTGTAGGCGTAGGAGCCAACACGTGTATCTACGCAATGACCCAAAGTaaattcagacaggagctgaagAACGGGATTAAAAGTCTAAATTGTTTCAGCATTATACCTATGTATCGGACATGGCAGTCAGCCTAA